TTACCACTTACTTGTAACTGCTACATGCCTGTTAGATTTTCCTTCATCTATAGTATCCATAACTTCATCTGGACTACATACAAAACGTTCAGTACAGCCCTTTGAAAATATAAACATCATGTGAGTAACAGGGATAAGAGATTTCAAAAGTGTTTTGACACCTGCTTAGTTTTTATACTCACCTTCACATAAGGTACTCTGTTTTTGTCCTCATGAACAGAAAGATTGGTCTTCgagactgaaagagaaaaaaagtattaaaacaaCTAAATTTCTCTTCAGGAggataatgagagagagagagagagagagagagagagagaggcaggctagctccaacaagcctgcctggaaaaagaaaagccctcccttcatccaccatcttgagggggagagaggcaggctagctccaacaggcctctgagATTGAAGCAGTTAAATCTGGGCAAAAATGGGATCAAAGAGGTGCCGTATCTCCACCATGTGGGCAATTCCTGCTTTTCCATTCATCCCGTCAGAAAAGTCAGGCATCTGAGA
This is a stretch of genomic DNA from Sceloporus undulatus isolate JIND9_A2432 ecotype Alabama unplaced genomic scaffold, SceUnd_v1.1 scaffold_4050, whole genome shotgun sequence. It encodes these proteins:
- the LOC121918089 gene encoding kinesin heavy chain-like yields the protein MGIIPRIVQDIFNYIYSMDENLEFHIKVSYFEIYLDKIRDLLDVSKTNLSVHEDKNRVPYVKGCTERFVCSPDEVMDTIDEGKSNRHVAVTSK